A part of Leishmania major strain Friedlin complete genome, chromosome 11 genomic DNA contains:
- a CDS encoding 40S ribosomal protein S5, producing the protein MSSKTPKLFNKWSFEGLETSELALRDHISTTAAYVPHTSGRWQKRRFYKARMPIVERLANGLMFKGRGNGRKLQAARLLKHTLEIIHLLTDENPLQVVVDAVSKGAPREDSTRVGSGGVVRRQAVDVSPMRRVNEAIYQMCKGAREAAFRNLKSMPECLADEIVNASKGSSNSYAIKKKDEVERVAKANR; encoded by the coding sequence ATGAGCAGCAAGACTCCCAAGCTCTTCAACAAGTGGTCGTTCGAGGGCCTCGAGACGTCGGAGCTGGCCCTCCGCGACCACATCTCGACGACGGCCGCGTATGTGCCGCACACGTCCGGCCGCTGGCAGAAGCGCCGCTTCTACAAGGCCCGCATGCCGATTGTCGAGCGTCTGGCCAACGGCCTGATGTTCAAGGGCCGCGGCAACGGTCGCAAGCTGCAGGCTGCGCGTCTGCTGAAGCACACACTGGAAATCATCCACCTGCTGACGGACGAGAACCCCCTGCAGGTTGTTGTGGACGCCGTGTCGAAGGGGGCGCCGCGTGAGGACTCGACCCGCGTCGGCTCCGGTGGTGTTGTGCGCCGCCAGGCTGTGGATGTGTCACCGATGCGCCGCGTGAATGAGGCGATCTACCAGATGTGCAAGGGCGCGCGTGAGGCTGCCTTCCGCAACCTGAAGTCGATGCCGGAGTGCCTCGCGGACGAGATCGTGAACGCGTCCAAGGGTAGCTCGAACTCCTACGCCATCAAGAAGAAGGATGAGGTGGAGCGCGTGGCCAAGGCTAACCGGTAA
- a CDS encoding adaptin-related protein-like protein encodes MPTVFVTGAAYFSRGFDAPMVKEDLASQNEPRQLSALYQVVAYMTMGKDMSSLFNEVSALTSSAHSTMKRLAYLYLMENSRVQPERTVLQAGTFVRDTLHDSPLVRGAGLRTMTSIQLSVMADFDTGPLSRCLEDSSAYVRRIAAMGVLKQYSKAPNVSSALDLLDKLKGLLKDTNAAVAGSAVRAMLELQYRNAPVSYISALLEARPHLMEMLLHGNEWTTVYLLEGLAIAMMWECHEAVGRERRCCRGLQPSVASSTAVHSTAGPTLTALQCGSHPAAHGEDDVELDTLRRQYIAEGEETLEAVLPLMQYASPIIVLSAIRVVGLFLHSVTAPRLCVPEAEQSRILQRYTTSLLQPLVELLEAPRFEMQYVVLRNIAQFLTPVFMPYLAAHLSKFLVKFEDPIYVKMEKLNLLVRFANRENGVRVLDELMVYTREADVALVRTAINAIGVLATMIPELSEECVHQLGQLIATRVPHLVEDTVVVVQMVLRCYPGKFTDIIPPLCASLTILRATEAKAAVAWVLGEYPDSVSESVIEYLSVLVNEFMQQPRLVQCATMTALAKLYLRSARHAPGKDSNSAIKNGTQAMLEKVLGACTDSLHPDLRDRAFFYWRLITLDPDVAKRMLTTTEAVKLGTNSWDELVHHSSQQPGTSSGLQELGTLASVASKPLRLLIGDNVIGSSNKCLVGVNDDEDANSGEEGDNDEANGYTGGSSNGSTAAKTPSAMAANTSSTTAHGAAATMLSSGETTTSFSTVLTPAQGNGVQVEMMWSQSGSKLVLCSRLRLVAGEDYMHHTRVLTMQINWNMFGLGVAQVFPATSLECDDKPVEVSVLVACNNRKSPTAELQVAIELEYIGVRYVLAPPIPTAYLLLPATGCEPHFFAEQWRALGRSVWNMPPQLRELKSDLTRLTTNLLRVHCLNLVHRREVPEKGLLVLLYCETIGHERLLAQATLNMKKSTLTALNVRSADTPVAAYVGEFIMRVLCPLSTD; translated from the coding sequence ATGCCGACCGTGTTCGTCACTGGCGCGGCTTACTTCAGCCGCGGCTTCGATGCTCCCATGGTGAAGGAGGACTTGGCGAGCCAAAACGAACCGCGCCAGCTCTCAGCTCTCTACCAGGTTGTGGCGTACATGACGATGGGCAAGGACATGTCGAGCCTCTTTAATGAAGTCTCCGCACTCACCTCCAGCGCACACAGCACCATGAAGCGACTGGCGTACTTGTACCTGATGGAGAACAGCCGTGTGCAGCCGGAGCGTacggtgctgcaggctgGCACGTTCGTGAGGGACACCCTGCACGACTCACCGCTcgtccgcggcgccggtCTGCGTACCATGACGAGTATTCAACTGTCTGTCATGGCCGACTTCGACACAGGCCCGCTCAGCCGCTGTCTGGAGGACAGTTCCGCGTACGTGCGACGCATCGCCGCGATGGGCGTGTTGAAGCAGTACTCCAAGGCACCGAACGTGTCGTCTGCGTTGGACCTGCTCGACAAGCTGAAGGGGTTGCTTAAGGACACGAACGCCGCGGTCGCCGGGTCCGCGGTGCGAGCCATGCTGGAGCTGCAGTACCGCAACGCGCCTGTCTCGTACAtctccgcgctgctggaggctcGCCCGCACCTGATGgagatgctgctgcatgGCAACGAGTGGACGACGGTGTACCTACTTGAGGGCCTCGCCATTGCGATGATGTGGGAGTGCCACGAGGCGGTGGGCCGcgagcgtcgctgctgccgcgggcTTCAGCCTTCCGTAGCCTCGAGCACTGCGGTCCACAGCACCGCGGGACCGACTTTGACCGCGCTGCAGTGCGGCAGTCACCCCGCCGCGCACGGTGAAGATGATGTCGAGCTTGACACGCTTCGCCGACAGTACATcgccgagggcgaggagacactggaggcggtgctgccacTGATGCAGTACGCGAGCCCCATCATTGTGCTCAGCGCCATCCGAGTTGTCGGGCTCTTTTTGCATTCGGTTACCGCGCCCCGTCTGTGCGTTCCGGAGGCGGAGCAGTCGCGGATTTTGCAGCGCTACACCACCTCTCTCCTTCAGCCGCTGGTAGAGCTGCTCGAGGCTCCGCGGTTCGAGATGCAGTACGTGGTCCTGCGCAATATTGCCCAGTTCCTGACACCTGTGTTCATGCCGTACCTGGCTGCGCATCTTAGCAAGTTCCTCGTCAAGTTCGAGGATCCCATCTATGTGAAGATGGAGAAGCTAAACCTCCTGGTGCGCTTTGCCAACCGCGAGAatggcgtgcgcgtgttaGATGAGCTCATGGTGTACACCCGCGAGGCAGACGTCGCGCTGGTGCGCACGGCCATCAACGCCATTGGCGTGCTGGCCACGATGATTCCGGAGCTGTCGGAGGAGTGCGTGCACCAGCTGGGGCAGCTCATTGCCACGCGTGTGCCGCACTTGGTGGAGGACACGGTTGTCGTGGTGCAGATGGTGCTGCGCTGCTACCCGGGTAAGTTCACCGACATCATACCGCCCTTGTGCGCCTCACTGACGATTTTGAGGGCGACGGAAGcaaaggcggcggtggcgtgggtGCTCGGCGAGTACCCCGACAGCGTCTCCGAGTCCGTCATCGAGTACCTTTCGGTGCTGGTGAACGAGTTcatgcagcagccgcgcctcGTCCAGTGCGCCACCATGACAGCACTGGCGAAGCTGtacctgcgcagcgctcgccACGCGCCGGGCAAGgacagcaacagcgccaTCAAGAACGGGACACAGGCCATGCTGGAGAAGGTCTTGGGCGCGTGCACGGACTCGCTGCACCCCGACCTGCGCGATCGCGCCTTCTTCTACTGGCGCCTCATCACCCTCGACCCGGATGTGGCGAAGCGCATGCTCACGACcacggaggcggtgaagcTCGGCACCAACTCCTGGGACGAGCTTGTTCACCACTCCTCCCAGCAGCcaggcaccagcagcggcctgCAGGAGCTCGGCACGCTCGCCTCTGTTGCGTCGAAGCCGCTCCGCCTGCTCATCGGAGACAACGTGATTGGCAGCTCAAACAAGTGCTTGGTTGGCGTCAACGACGATGAGGACGCCAATAGTGGTGAGGAAGGCGACAACGATGAAGCTAACGGGtacaccggcggcagcagcaacgggTCTACTGCGGCAAAGACGCCGTCGGCCATGGCTGCCAACACTTCCTCGACGACCGCtcacggcgccgcggcaacCATGTTGTCTTCGGGCGAGACCACCACGAGCTTCTCGACGGTGCTGACTCCCGCGCAAGGCAACGGTGTGCAGGTGGAGATGATGTGGTCGCAGTCGGGCTCGAAGCTGGTGTTGTGCTCTCGTCTGCGCCTCGTGGCTGGCGAGGACTACATGCACCACACCCGCGTGCTCACGATGCAGATCAACTGGAACATGTTCGGCCTTGGTGTGGCGCAGGTGTTCCCCGCGACGTCGCTCGAGTGCGATGACAAGCCCGTAGAGGTGAGCGTGCTGGTCGCGTGCAACAACAGAAAGTCGCCGACAGCGGAGCTTCAAGTGGCCATTGAGCTAGAGTACATCGGAGTACGCTACGTACTGGCACCGCCGATCCCGACGGCCTACCTTCTGCTCCCTGCGACCGGGTGCGAGCCGCATTTCTTTGCCGAGCAATGGCGCGCGCTCGGTCGCTCCGTGTGGAAcatgccgccgcagctgcgggagcTCAAGTCTGACCTGACGCGGTTGACGACAAACttgctgcgcgtgcactgcTTGAATCTGGTTCACCGACGCGAGGTGCCGGAGAAGGGGCTTTTGGTGCTTCTCTACTGCGAAACGATCGGCCATGAGCGTCTGCTGGCTCAGGCGACGCTGAACATGAAGAAAAGCACACTGACAGCGCTCAACGTGCGTTCTGCTGACACTCCGGTTGCCGCCTATGTAGGCGAGTTCATTATGCGCGTCTTGTGTCCGCTATCGACGGACTGA